One Polyangiaceae bacterium genomic window carries:
- a CDS encoding CDP-alcohol phosphatidyltransferase family protein has product MKLRKSDVIKSPDVEDPVNFYIHRSLQLVLARPLLRTPITPNQVTFLSLCAGLVAAYFIAFGSATERAIAAGLMFASAILDGVDGMIARVKKLSSETGHAIDGAADYFVNVSTTVAAAYHLGQTSGKPIVAAALGLAAHMAWAHHLMLYDFHCALYLRFLTGGKHQGGDRARAEASLQKVRESGSLFKRVLMTIFVWQLGNRQGLLEKVSPLGARLATQPADEAFAREYVETHRAPMRLWAYCGNALHMDLFALAILVDRFDVYFILRIVGFSLVAVVATVWERRVLGRHAIFREASS; this is encoded by the coding sequence ATGAAACTACGCAAAAGCGACGTGATCAAGTCTCCGGATGTCGAAGATCCGGTGAACTTCTACATCCACAGGTCGCTTCAGCTCGTGCTCGCCCGGCCGCTTTTGCGCACGCCGATCACGCCGAACCAGGTCACGTTTCTGTCGCTGTGCGCAGGGCTTGTCGCAGCGTACTTCATTGCGTTCGGAAGCGCAACCGAGCGAGCGATCGCGGCTGGATTGATGTTCGCATCAGCCATTCTCGATGGCGTGGACGGCATGATTGCCCGCGTGAAAAAGCTTTCATCGGAGACGGGTCATGCCATCGACGGAGCGGCGGATTATTTCGTCAACGTTTCCACGACGGTTGCGGCGGCCTATCATCTTGGACAAACCTCGGGCAAACCCATCGTTGCGGCCGCTTTGGGGCTCGCTGCGCACATGGCGTGGGCGCACCACTTGATGCTTTATGACTTCCACTGTGCGCTTTATTTGCGGTTTCTCACCGGGGGCAAACATCAAGGAGGCGACCGAGCGCGCGCCGAAGCGTCATTACAAAAGGTGCGTGAAAGCGGGTCACTGTTCAAACGTGTGCTCATGACGATATTCGTGTGGCAGCTCGGGAATCGCCAAGGATTGCTCGAAAAAGTCAGTCCGCTCGGGGCTCGATTGGCAACGCAGCCGGCCGACGAAGCGTTTGCCCGCGAGTACGTCGAGACGCACCGAGCGCCGATGCGTCTGTGGGCTTATTGCGGTAATGCCCTGCATATGGACCTTTTCGCATTGGCCATCCTCGTCGACCGCTTCGATGTCTATTTCATCCTGCGAATCGTCGGGTTTTCTCTCGTGGCCGTCGTGGCGACCGTTTGGGAGCGTCGAGTGCTCGGCCGTCACGCCATCTTTCGCGAGGCTTCTTCGTGA
- a CDS encoding MMPL family transporter translates to MNDRPPSQFLVSLSQVQARRPFTVLLIALLTLVPSLFFTLRLGFRPDFSELLPDHKDSVVEMRRVSKRLPGITTLTVTAEIADGKNEAQLVKFVDTIVPKLEALGPPWVERVEWGSHDTKKFFDKNKLLFAKLDDLQKARDEVVERYEYEVQKQAGMLLDESDADAPPPISAASIRERLTGKKDKEEVKTDPARTQHPNGYYMSADGKFAVVVARTSLSSKKDRLEFIEKVRTIVAEADPKKFDSTMEVGFTGDLVISGEEYDAIVEDLNEVGVAGVLGVLVPVLLFFLRIRSVIVMAGSLLVGLLWTFGLTYFTIGYFNTATGFLTTIIAGNSINYGIMYMARYIEARRDEGANVETAILSAHTTWLATLSSSATAMVAYGALVLTDFRGFKHFGIIGGYGMIICWIATYLFMPAMLAATERIRPAFFPTKEKSKLRGYYGVLFAKLAFGAPRVLGTIGVLAGLVSVFFSYKYFTSDPMEYDMRNVRNDIRNKSAAVALSVRASPIVGRLSQDGMAIMTDRLDQVPLLEKELQTRYDAAPGKKEAIRKNRHDSFVASQ, encoded by the coding sequence ATGAACGACCGTCCCCCCTCACAATTCCTCGTTTCGCTCTCGCAGGTGCAAGCGCGTCGGCCTTTCACCGTGCTGCTCATCGCGCTTCTGACACTCGTGCCGTCGCTCTTTTTTACGCTGCGCCTCGGGTTTCGCCCCGACTTTTCCGAGCTTCTGCCGGATCACAAGGACAGCGTGGTCGAGATGCGGCGCGTCAGCAAGCGCCTGCCCGGCATCACGACGCTCACGGTGACTGCGGAAATCGCGGACGGGAAAAACGAAGCCCAGCTCGTGAAGTTCGTCGACACGATCGTACCAAAGCTCGAAGCCCTCGGGCCGCCTTGGGTCGAACGCGTCGAATGGGGATCGCACGATACCAAAAAGTTTTTCGATAAAAACAAACTGCTCTTCGCAAAGCTCGACGACCTGCAGAAAGCCCGAGACGAAGTCGTCGAGCGGTACGAATACGAGGTGCAGAAGCAGGCGGGAATGCTGCTCGACGAATCCGATGCGGATGCCCCGCCACCGATATCGGCCGCGTCGATTCGTGAGCGTTTGACGGGAAAAAAAGACAAAGAAGAAGTCAAGACGGATCCCGCAAGAACGCAACACCCGAACGGCTACTACATGAGCGCCGACGGGAAGTTTGCCGTGGTCGTGGCGCGAACGAGCTTGTCGTCGAAGAAGGATCGGCTCGAATTCATCGAAAAAGTTCGCACGATCGTCGCCGAGGCCGATCCGAAAAAGTTCGATTCCACGATGGAGGTGGGTTTCACGGGAGATCTCGTCATCAGCGGCGAAGAATACGACGCGATCGTGGAGGATCTCAATGAAGTGGGCGTCGCCGGCGTGCTCGGCGTGCTCGTCCCGGTGCTCCTCTTTTTCCTGCGCATTCGTTCGGTCATCGTCATGGCGGGAAGCCTGCTCGTGGGGCTTTTGTGGACGTTTGGCCTGACGTATTTCACGATTGGCTATTTCAATACGGCGACTGGATTTCTCACGACGATCATCGCCGGAAACAGCATCAATTACGGCATCATGTACATGGCGCGTTACATCGAAGCGCGCCGGGACGAAGGGGCGAACGTCGAAACGGCCATTTTATCGGCGCATACGACGTGGCTCGCAACCCTTTCGTCTTCGGCGACGGCGATGGTGGCGTACGGCGCCTTGGTGCTCACCGATTTCCGGGGCTTCAAGCATTTCGGGATCATCGGTGGTTACGGCATGATCATTTGCTGGATCGCCACGTATCTTTTCATGCCCGCCATGCTCGCTGCAACGGAACGAATCCGTCCGGCGTTTTTCCCAACGAAGGAAAAATCCAAGCTTCGAGGGTATTACGGCGTTCTTTTCGCCAAACTCGCTTTCGGCGCGCCGCGCGTGCTCGGGACCATTGGCGTCTTGGCTGGGCTCGTGTCCGTTTTCTTTTCGTACAAGTATTTCACGAGCGACCCGATGGAGTACGACATGCGCAACGTGCGCAACGACATCCGCAACAAGAGTGCGGCCGTTGCGCTTTCGGTGCGCGCGTCACCCATCGTGGGCCGATTGTCGCAAGACGGCATGGCCATCATGACCGACAGGCTCGATCAGGTCCCGCTGCTCGAAAAGGAATTACAAACGCGTTACGACGCGGCCCCCGGAAAAAAAGAAGCCATTCGAAAAAATCGTCACGATTCATTCGTTGCTTCCCAATGA
- a CDS encoding MMPL family transporter produces the protein MLPNEQEAKIPLIEDIRRVVTKAQRRGFIPEKDWVEMSPFIPEGQLEPIGIADLPEKVARAFTEKDGTRGRIVYIVPKSGESVWDARYLIRWADSFRKTALPTGEEIKGSGRAVIYADMIQAIVEDAPKPIFVAVIGVVIIILVAFRGSRWALGVFVPWLFGVSMLVTYLYFRNIKLNFLNFIVLPITFGIGADYSHNLMQRYLAEKGQNLERVFVETGGALVLCSLTTSIGYVALMFSINKGIASFGVAAAIGELTCLLSSVLILPAFLVMLNKRSPAKEPPAPEAETDPSA, from the coding sequence TTGCTTCCCAATGAGCAGGAAGCCAAAATCCCGCTCATCGAAGACATTCGTCGCGTCGTGACCAAAGCGCAGCGGCGCGGTTTCATTCCGGAAAAAGATTGGGTGGAAATGTCGCCCTTCATTCCGGAAGGCCAGCTAGAGCCCATTGGAATCGCCGACTTGCCCGAGAAAGTGGCGCGAGCGTTCACGGAAAAGGACGGCACGCGCGGACGCATCGTGTACATCGTTCCGAAGAGCGGCGAGAGCGTATGGGATGCGCGTTACCTCATTCGCTGGGCCGATAGCTTTCGAAAGACTGCATTGCCGACGGGTGAAGAAATCAAAGGATCGGGGCGCGCGGTCATTTACGCCGACATGATCCAAGCCATCGTCGAAGATGCCCCCAAACCCATTTTCGTCGCCGTCATCGGCGTCGTCATCATCATTCTCGTCGCATTCCGCGGCAGCCGCTGGGCGCTCGGGGTCTTCGTCCCCTGGCTCTTCGGCGTGAGCATGCTGGTGACGTACCTCTACTTCCGCAACATCAAGCTGAACTTCCTGAACTTCATCGTTCTGCCCATCACATTCGGCATTGGTGCGGATTATTCGCACAACTTGATGCAGCGCTACCTTGCCGAAAAGGGTCAAAACCTCGAACGCGTATTCGTGGAAACGGGCGGAGCGCTCGTGCTTTGTTCTCTCACGACGTCCATCGGTTACGTGGCCTTGATGTTTTCGATCAACAAGGGCATTGCGAGCTTCGGCGTTGCAGCGGCCATTGGTGAATTGACCTGCTTGCTCTCGTCGGTGCTCATTCTCCCAGCATTCCTCGTGATGCTCAACAAGCGTTCCCCAGCGAAAGAACCTCCTGCGCCCGAGGCCGAAACCGACCCTTCCGCCTGA
- a CDS encoding glycosyltransferase family 4 protein, which translates to MRIVYLAPNIPIPGTHGGSTHVTHVYRELSKRHDVLLYCRTGSTEPNVLARGLAVHPVLQKALLPFSFARVYGAIKRFRPDVIYERYSAFGLGPMLGKALSVPTVLMTLDRDASERSFRESARIVATSGEFIPEVYRDKLRIVHWGVDIEHLAGQSPDAVRARFAPKGERIVLYTGSFPDWHGADILVSVARKWSGPDVVFLLVGDGQDKRRVEKAAETAGVADRVRFAGRVSHDQIGAYIEAADVCIAPYAPSKHPIFRVHGMNRDPIKVLEYMALEKVAITIDTPRMRELFKADDEVLLYPAEDHDALHKLLCRVFEDRELCQRVAKAGGALVRSRYTWTHHAQELEAVFTEVLGGRLDSRVKI; encoded by the coding sequence ATGCGCATCGTCTACCTTGCTCCCAACATTCCCATCCCTGGCACACACGGCGGATCCACACACGTCACGCACGTGTACCGCGAGCTATCCAAGCGGCACGACGTTTTGCTTTATTGCCGCACCGGATCGACCGAACCGAATGTGCTCGCCCGCGGGCTCGCGGTGCATCCGGTGCTGCAAAAGGCGCTCTTGCCATTCTCGTTTGCGCGCGTGTATGGAGCCATCAAGCGTTTTCGGCCCGATGTCATTTACGAACGTTATTCGGCGTTTGGCTTGGGACCCATGCTGGGCAAAGCCCTTTCCGTGCCCACGGTGCTCATGACGCTCGACCGCGACGCCAGCGAGCGATCGTTTCGTGAATCTGCGCGCATCGTGGCGACGAGCGGCGAGTTCATTCCTGAAGTATACCGAGACAAACTGCGCATCGTGCATTGGGGCGTCGACATCGAGCACCTCGCGGGACAATCGCCCGACGCCGTGCGAGCGCGATTTGCGCCCAAAGGCGAGCGGATCGTGCTGTATACCGGGAGTTTTCCCGATTGGCATGGTGCGGACATTTTGGTTTCGGTGGCTCGGAAATGGTCGGGGCCGGATGTGGTCTTTTTGTTGGTGGGTGACGGCCAAGACAAACGGCGCGTCGAAAAAGCTGCGGAAACTGCGGGCGTTGCGGATCGCGTCCGTTTTGCTGGACGAGTGTCGCACGATCAAATTGGCGCGTACATCGAAGCGGCAGATGTATGCATTGCGCCTTACGCCCCATCGAAGCATCCGATCTTTCGTGTTCACGGCATGAATCGCGATCCGATCAAGGTGCTGGAATACATGGCGCTTGAAAAGGTGGCCATCACCATCGACACGCCCCGGATGCGAGAGCTCTTCAAGGCGGACGACGAGGTGTTGCTTTACCCGGCCGAGGATCACGACGCGTTGCACAAGTTACTTTGTCGGGTGTTCGAGGATCGGGAATTGTGTCAGCGTGTGGCAAAAGCGGGTGGGGCTCTCGTTCGGTCCCGTTACACCTGGACGCATCACGCCCAAGAGCTCGAAGCGGTTTTTACCGAGGTTTTGGGGGGTCGCTTGGACAGCAGGGTCAAAATTTAA
- a CDS encoding DUF2961 domain-containing protein: MNASRNHLRALLRFCSPALGLVLCTGCGPDPTSNPPPQIVGTRDELADAASLELLTDPGRLPIFGDGKYFQTGSYDRESGAIPPASFVDRGNRDMNHFACRGVEASVSEAQIVPPLYDDEVCPESYVRGVALARIEGSGRLARFWMTASSLRNGGVANDEIFRIWVDDDPSPVVEEPLAAIIDGSAGEMFAPPFGDGPGDHVAWYYPVVFAKKIIVGLDNLGPLEYYYDQVGVVLDRVPVARKAAAKRLPARDDASIVLRAVQNGGDLGEPIGAPTVVSLMPGQTATIIDLPGPTTIRALRLGVAKDALPHLADVDIQVTWDDAATPAMALPMSDLFAASLDAPENGNASLGLAGFEAPDGTVQLELRLPMPFEKNVKFVATNNHANPVDFTLSMRGSSTVPTAPFGHLHVERRQTIAPAAGKTHPLASVTGRGRWAGTCMMLEGQGIGDGTLFDEPLNFLEGDELGTLDGELTIRGTGTEDYFNGAFYYEAGSHSTPFAQWWGTRVDGLVGQSSACRFHVLGDTIDFAESAELELEIGPGIPETLVRYRTVTYLYR; encoded by the coding sequence ATGAACGCTTCGAGAAACCATCTGCGCGCTTTGCTTCGATTCTGCTCACCAGCGTTGGGTCTCGTGCTTTGCACGGGTTGCGGTCCCGACCCCACGAGTAACCCGCCGCCGCAAATCGTGGGCACGCGCGACGAGCTCGCGGACGCAGCGTCGCTCGAATTGCTGACGGATCCCGGGCGCTTACCGATATTCGGCGACGGCAAATACTTCCAAACGGGTAGCTACGACCGTGAATCGGGAGCGATTCCGCCGGCGAGCTTCGTCGATCGGGGCAATCGCGACATGAACCATTTCGCGTGTCGAGGCGTCGAAGCATCGGTGAGCGAGGCGCAAATCGTCCCGCCCCTCTACGACGACGAGGTTTGTCCCGAATCGTATGTGCGCGGTGTGGCGCTCGCTCGCATCGAAGGATCCGGGCGTCTGGCGCGGTTTTGGATGACCGCGAGCTCGCTGCGAAATGGGGGGGTTGCGAATGACGAAATCTTTCGCATATGGGTCGACGATGATCCATCGCCCGTCGTGGAAGAACCGCTCGCGGCGATCATCGATGGATCGGCGGGCGAAATGTTTGCCCCTCCATTCGGCGACGGCCCTGGAGATCACGTGGCGTGGTATTATCCGGTGGTTTTTGCGAAGAAAATCATCGTTGGTCTCGACAACCTCGGCCCGCTCGAATATTATTACGATCAAGTCGGCGTAGTGCTGGATCGCGTGCCGGTGGCGAGAAAAGCGGCTGCCAAACGTTTGCCGGCACGCGATGATGCGTCCATCGTCCTCCGGGCGGTGCAGAATGGCGGGGACCTCGGCGAGCCCATCGGAGCACCTACGGTCGTGTCGCTCATGCCGGGACAAACTGCAACGATCATCGATTTGCCAGGACCGACGACGATTCGCGCGCTGCGATTGGGGGTCGCAAAAGACGCATTGCCACATCTCGCGGACGTGGATATTCAAGTCACCTGGGACGACGCTGCGACCCCCGCAATGGCGCTCCCCATGTCGGATCTTTTTGCGGCATCACTCGATGCGCCGGAAAACGGAAATGCAAGCCTGGGACTCGCGGGATTCGAGGCACCGGACGGCACGGTTCAACTGGAGCTCCGTTTGCCCATGCCGTTCGAGAAAAACGTAAAGTTCGTCGCGACGAACAATCACGCAAACCCGGTAGATTTCACCCTTTCGATGCGCGGATCGTCCACTGTCCCAACCGCACCTTTCGGACATCTCCATGTCGAAAGGCGACAAACCATTGCGCCTGCCGCGGGAAAAACGCATCCGCTCGCAAGCGTGACGGGACGAGGCCGATGGGCGGGAACGTGCATGATGCTCGAAGGCCAAGGCATTGGTGACGGCACTCTTTTCGATGAACCCCTGAATTTTCTGGAAGGTGATGAGCTGGGGACGCTCGACGGCGAGCTGACCATTCGCGGTACCGGCACCGAAGATTACTTCAATGGCGCATTCTATTACGAGGCTGGCTCGCATTCGACGCCCTTTGCGCAATGGTGGGGCACGCGCGTGGATGGACTCGTGGGCCAATCGAGCGCTTGTCGCTTTCACGTGCTCGGGGACACCATCGACTTTGCAGAGAGCGCCGAGCTCGAGCTGGAGATTGGTCCCGGCATACCGGAGACGCTCGTGCGGTACCGCACGGTCACGTATCTGTATCGGTGA
- a CDS encoding alpha/beta fold hydrolase: MSETRVLRTGFVFAALVAGCAGQTDAQRPLRPLLSEMAKEAPNASQKGDSSRGAILGADKSRIGFERIAKYPEPGANVPRKFGASPDGKLVTWLASESGDMTYSLFAFDTSTKSSRVLLRAADLPGGSKPLSREEELRRERQRQRASGISTYEWAENAPVMLVPGSGDIFVRAADGALKRLTETPEAEIDPRLCPTGERVGFVRNDDLFVIDVATGKETKLTTGGPPGTTRGQSDFLGQEELGEPHGFFWSPSCDRLVYLEVDERGVAEHPVLGYRGQGPDLMMQKYPLPGAANPKVRAGIIDVKSRKTTWLSWPADTERYMGRFSWAHDGSAVYVQTLDRRQRRLALVKVDPANGKTKELVVENSPSWIEFTQFKSLEKKPQFLWLHDVGGFMHLELRDAATGAPVKTLTSGAWNVYGITRLDEASGRVFFIGNKDATLDRQLYSVPLEGGEIKRWTEEPGVHMAGLDRNAKMVMDMHSAADRPPKVILRKLGGQVLFDLGPKPDPEVASLELRTPEFFTVTVGSGVELHGALLPPRVIEPGKKYPVVVMVYGGPHAQTVLNSWSPRLIWQHLADRGFVVMQVDNRGSGGRGPAFEAPLAGKMGDVELADQIAALDAVAKRPYVDANRVGIYGHSYGGFMAALAMLKAPDKFHVGVSASPVTDFRLYDSAYTERYLGLPKDNAAAYDTTNLTKMAGNLRGKLLLVHALMDENVHFQNAAALIDAFVAANKTFDLLVFPGERHGYRSPVVRKYAYERVIEYLAKNLE; this comes from the coding sequence ATGAGCGAGACCAGGGTTCTTCGTACGGGGTTTGTCTTCGCCGCACTCGTCGCGGGTTGTGCAGGACAAACCGATGCTCAACGTCCATTGCGCCCGCTCTTGAGCGAGATGGCCAAAGAAGCGCCGAACGCGTCGCAGAAGGGCGATTCTTCGCGCGGTGCGATCCTTGGCGCGGACAAGAGCCGCATTGGTTTCGAGCGCATCGCGAAGTATCCCGAGCCCGGCGCGAACGTTCCGCGCAAGTTTGGCGCATCGCCCGACGGCAAGCTCGTCACGTGGCTCGCCAGTGAATCCGGCGACATGACGTATTCGCTTTTTGCATTCGACACGTCGACGAAATCGTCGCGCGTCCTTCTCCGAGCAGCCGATCTTCCGGGTGGCTCGAAACCTCTCAGTCGCGAAGAAGAGCTTCGGCGCGAGCGGCAGCGGCAAAGAGCGTCGGGCATATCGACGTACGAATGGGCCGAGAATGCTCCGGTGATGCTCGTGCCCGGCAGTGGCGATATCTTCGTGCGTGCGGCCGATGGCGCATTGAAACGGCTCACGGAGACGCCCGAAGCCGAAATCGATCCGCGCCTTTGCCCCACTGGGGAACGCGTCGGGTTTGTCCGCAATGATGATTTGTTCGTCATCGACGTAGCGACTGGAAAAGAAACGAAATTGACGACGGGAGGTCCACCGGGCACCACGCGAGGTCAAAGCGATTTCCTCGGCCAAGAAGAGCTCGGCGAACCGCATGGGTTTTTCTGGTCCCCGAGTTGCGATCGCCTCGTTTACTTGGAAGTGGACGAACGCGGCGTTGCGGAGCATCCGGTGCTCGGGTATCGCGGACAAGGCCCGGACCTGATGATGCAAAAGTATCCTCTACCGGGCGCGGCGAATCCGAAAGTACGCGCGGGGATCATCGACGTGAAGTCGCGCAAAACGACGTGGCTGTCGTGGCCTGCGGATACCGAGCGATACATGGGGCGTTTTTCATGGGCGCACGATGGATCAGCGGTCTACGTGCAAACGCTCGATCGCCGGCAGCGCCGCCTTGCGCTCGTCAAAGTCGATCCGGCGAACGGAAAAACCAAAGAGTTGGTCGTGGAAAACTCGCCTTCGTGGATTGAGTTTACCCAATTCAAGTCGCTCGAAAAGAAACCGCAATTCTTGTGGCTGCACGATGTGGGAGGCTTCATGCATCTCGAATTGCGGGATGCAGCGACGGGCGCGCCTGTGAAGACATTGACGTCGGGAGCTTGGAACGTGTACGGCATAACGCGACTCGACGAGGCTTCGGGGCGGGTATTTTTCATTGGCAACAAGGACGCGACGCTCGACAGGCAGCTTTATTCGGTGCCTCTCGAGGGAGGCGAAATCAAGCGCTGGACCGAGGAACCCGGCGTGCACATGGCCGGGCTCGACCGTAATGCAAAAATGGTCATGGACATGCATTCGGCGGCCGATCGTCCACCGAAGGTCATTTTGCGCAAGCTTGGTGGCCAAGTGCTCTTTGATCTCGGGCCGAAGCCCGATCCGGAAGTAGCGAGTTTGGAATTGCGAACTCCGGAATTTTTTACGGTAACTGTGGGGTCGGGCGTCGAATTGCACGGGGCGCTGCTTCCTCCGCGGGTCATCGAGCCGGGCAAGAAGTATCCGGTCGTCGTCATGGTGTACGGAGGTCCGCATGCGCAGACCGTGCTGAATTCCTGGAGTCCGCGGCTCATTTGGCAACATTTGGCCGACCGAGGGTTTGTCGTCATGCAAGTGGACAATCGAGGGAGCGGGGGTAGGGGTCCCGCATTCGAGGCGCCGCTCGCTGGAAAGATGGGCGACGTCGAGCTTGCCGATCAAATTGCGGCGCTCGATGCGGTCGCCAAAAGGCCGTACGTCGATGCAAACCGCGTCGGCATTTACGGGCATAGTTATGGTGGTTTCATGGCGGCCCTCGCGATGCTCAAGGCGCCCGACAAGTTCCACGTAGGCGTTTCGGCGTCACCCGTCACGGATTTCCGCTTGTACGACAGCGCGTACACCGAGAGGTACTTGGGTTTGCCCAAGGACAACGCGGCGGCGTACGACACCACGAACCTCACGAAGATGGCGGGCAACCTGCGCGGCAAACTGCTGCTCGTGCATGCGCTCATGGATGAGAACGTTCACTTCCAAAATGCCGCAGCGCTCATCGATGCCTTCGTCGCGGCGAACAAGACCTTCGACCTGCTCGTGTTTCCGGGCGAACGTCACGGGTATCGCAGTCCTGTGGTACGGAAGTACGCTTACGAACGGGTCATCGAGTACCTGGCAAAGAACCTCGAGTAG
- a CDS encoding HlyC/CorC family transporter has protein sequence MSTIGYLLGTALLILLNAFFVASEFAIVKMRPTRLEQLVHSGDARAKRALAISQRLDAYLSANQLGITLASLGLGWIGEPAIAHLLQPLLVRAGFGPDATHAVSLGVAFVLIMSLHTIIGELAPKSLAIQRTESVTLFAARPLHFFYVLAWPIIWVLNSAANAFVRLFGLTPAHEQEIAHTSEELRILLTRSPAGLDPALRSMLVRIFDLRRRTARHVMSLRSDAATLRAEMTIEEAVAVVAEAGYSRYPVLDAKGHSVLGYLHLRDLFDVLSGRRKASRVAELLRKPIFARETTSVERLRLEMQARQVPVAIITSSTGEFIGLVTIEDLLEEIVGEIRDENDEEVPPIHRRGPGIVEVDGRVLLADLEREEQIVLLPEAKTVETVGGYVLERLERPAEPGERIECEGYTVIVTDVFGRRVRRVRIVATDATDKQAAPANESETSDVAKDG, from the coding sequence ATGTCGACCATTGGCTATCTTCTTGGGACGGCGCTGCTGATACTGCTCAATGCATTTTTCGTCGCATCGGAATTTGCCATCGTCAAGATGCGCCCGACGCGCCTCGAGCAGCTCGTGCACAGCGGCGATGCGCGTGCCAAGCGCGCGCTCGCCATCTCGCAGCGTTTGGATGCGTATCTGTCCGCCAATCAGCTTGGCATTACGCTTGCCAGCCTGGGCCTTGGCTGGATTGGCGAACCTGCCATTGCCCATCTGCTCCAGCCTCTGCTCGTGCGTGCTGGATTCGGACCCGACGCGACGCACGCCGTATCACTGGGCGTCGCGTTTGTCCTGATCATGTCCTTGCACACGATCATCGGTGAATTGGCGCCGAAAAGCTTGGCCATCCAACGTACCGAAAGTGTTACGCTTTTTGCTGCAAGGCCCCTGCACTTTTTCTACGTGCTCGCCTGGCCGATCATTTGGGTTCTCAATTCGGCAGCCAATGCATTCGTTCGCCTGTTCGGCCTTACGCCGGCGCATGAACAAGAAATTGCCCATACCTCGGAAGAACTGCGCATTCTGCTCACGCGCAGCCCAGCGGGCCTCGATCCTGCCCTGCGCAGCATGCTCGTCCGCATTTTCGACCTGCGCAGGCGAACCGCGCGTCACGTCATGTCGCTACGCAGTGATGCCGCGACCCTCCGCGCGGAAATGACCATCGAAGAAGCCGTCGCCGTCGTTGCCGAGGCGGGATATTCGCGATACCCGGTGCTCGATGCAAAGGGCCATTCGGTTCTCGGATATCTCCATCTTCGCGACTTGTTCGACGTGCTCAGCGGCCGGCGCAAAGCTTCGCGCGTCGCCGAGCTCTTGCGAAAACCCATTTTTGCCAGGGAAACCACGTCCGTCGAACGCTTGCGTCTCGAAATGCAGGCAAGGCAAGTACCCGTCGCGATCATCACGAGCTCCACGGGCGAATTCATCGGGCTCGTCACGATCGAGGATTTGCTCGAAGAAATCGTCGGTGAAATTCGCGACGAAAACGACGAAGAAGTTCCGCCCATTCATCGGCGCGGGCCGGGGATTGTCGAAGTGGATGGTCGCGTGCTCTTGGCCGACCTCGAACGCGAAGAGCAAATTGTTTTATTGCCGGAAGCCAAAACCGTGGAAACCGTCGGCGGCTACGTTCTCGAGCGGCTCGAGCGTCCCGCCGAACCTGGCGAACGAATCGAGTGCGAGGGGTACACGGTGATTGTCACGGACGTTTTTGGAAGACGCGTGCGTCGAGTACGTATCGTTGCAACCGATGCGACCGACAAGCAAGCCGCACCTGCCAACGAGTCTGAAACGAGCGACGTCGCGAAAGATGGTTGA